Proteins from a genomic interval of Zonotrichia leucophrys gambelii isolate GWCS_2022_RI chromosome 5, RI_Zleu_2.0, whole genome shotgun sequence:
- the ARL14EP gene encoding ARL14 effector protein, which translates to MDPCTVGVQLQATNECHKIYYTRHTGLKTKQDISSSDLLLLQLRTGITLSENNTICFHHAKIYIERFEDLQKSCCDPFNIHRKLSKKNLRAIDLDDAAFLSAKFGRQFVPGWKLCPKCMQIINGSVDVEPEERQRRRLDPDGRTAKALKSLQFANPGRQTEFTPETSKREKRRQTKISVFNSDRQVIPAKSKVYDSQGLLLYSGMDLCDCLDEDCLGCFYACPKCGSNKCGTECRCDRKWLYEQIEIEGGEIIRNKHVG; encoded by the exons ATGGATCCCTGTACAGTTGGAGTTCAGCTGCAGGCTACCAACGAGTGCCACAAGATCTATTACACCCGTCACACTGGcctcaaaaccaaacaagatATCTCTTCTTCTGAcctcctgctgcttcagctgaGGACTGGCATAACCCTGTCAGAGAACAACACAATCTGCTTCCACCACGCCAAAATTTACATTGAGAGGTTTGAAGACTTACAAAAATCCTGTTGTGATCCCTTTAACATCCACAGAAAGCTGTCAAAGAAAAACTTGCGAGCCATTGACTTGGACGATGCAGCTTTCCTGAGTGCCAAGTTTGGAAGGCAGTTTGTTCCTGGTTGGAAGCTTTGTCCCAAGTGTATGCAGATCATCAATGGAAGTGTGGATGTGGAACCTGAGGAGCGACAGAGGAGAAGGCTGGACCCAGAT gGGCGTACTGCTAAGGCTTTAAAGTCTCTGCAGTTTGCTAACCCAGGACGGCAGACTGAGTTCACTCCCGAGACcagtaaaagggaaaaaagaaggcaaaCAAAAATCTCAGTGTTTAATTCAGACAG GCAGGTAATTCCAGCCAAGAGCAAGGTGTATGacagccaggggctgctgctgtacAGCGGGATGGACCTGTGTGACTGCCTGGACGAGGATTGCCTGGGCTGCTTCTACGCCTGCCCCAAGTGCGGCTCCAACAAGTGCGGCACCGAGTGCCGCTGCGACCGCAAGTGGCTCTATGAGCAGATCGAGATCGAGGGCGGGGAGATCATCAGGAACAAGCACGTGGGCTAG